Proteins encoded in a region of the Hypomesus transpacificus isolate Combined female unplaced genomic scaffold, fHypTra1 scaffold_297, whole genome shotgun sequence genome:
- the rgs5a gene encoding regulator of G-protein signaling 5a, whose translation MCRGLAALPQTCLERAKEIKTKLGTLLQKPENAIDLIIPYPEKPEKKPEKLQKPTPEEASQWRESLDRVLNNGYGLATFRSFLRSEFSEENVEFWAACEDFKKTKSPPKMADKAKKIYEDFIQTEGPREVNIDHFTKDVTLRNLVDLSSATFDLAQKRIFALMEKDSFGRFLRSELYQELLEN comes from the exons ATGTGTAGAGGATTAGCAGCCTTGCCCCAGACATGCCTGGAAAG GGCTAAAGAGATCAAGACCAAATTGGGCACTCTGCTCCAGAAACCAGAGAATGCCATTGACCTCATCATCCCCTACCCGGAGAAGCCGGAGAAAAAGCCGGAAAAGCTTCAGAA GCCCACCCCGGAGGAGGCTTCTCAGTGGCGTGAATCTCTGGACCGTGTGCTGAACAACGGCT ATGGTCTGGCTACCTTCAGGAGCTTCCTCAGGTCCGAGTTCAGCGAGGAGAACGTTGAGTTCTGGGCGGCCTGCGAGGACTTCAAGAAGACCAAGTCCCCCCCCAAGATGGCCGACAAGGCCAAGAAGATCTACGAGGACTTCATCCAGACCGAGGGGCCACGTGAG GTTAACATcgaccatttcaccaaggacgtgACCCTGAGAAACCTGGTTGACCTGTCCTCCGCAACCTTTGACCTGGCCCAGAAGAGGATCTTCGCCCTCATGGAGAAGGATTCCTTTGGGCGTTTCCTGAGATCCGAGCTGTAccaggagctgctggagaactaa
- the LOC124463545 gene encoding regulator of G-protein signaling 5-like isoform X2: protein MCRGLATLPATCLKSARDIKHKIGFLLQKPDLLPDSKNVKDRSIQADRVPDGPSKVQKWKESFNNVMNSEDGRTVFADFLKSEFSQENMEFWNACEDYKKTPLNKMVAKAKQIYEEFVEADSPNEVNLDSATREETKQNLQSAGPSCFHEAQMKIFTLMEKDSYRRFLCSKRIQDLSASAGPPAPQEASRGVGCVPGSRKALMSGA, encoded by the exons ATGTGTAGGGGATTAGCAACACTTCCTGCAACATGTCTGAAAAG TGCCAGAGACATAAAACACAAGATCGGCTTTCTGCTGCAGAAACCAGATCTGCTACCAGACTCCAAGAATGTCAAGGACAGGAgcatacaggcagacag AGTCCCTGATGGGCCCTCCAAAGTCCAGAAGTGGAAGGAGTCCTTCAACAACGTGATGAACAGTGAAG ATGGTCGCACGGTGTTCGCTGACTTCCTGAAGTCAGAGTTCAGTCAGGAAAACATGGAGTTCTGGAACGCCTGCGAGGACTACAAAAAGACCCCTTTAAACAAGATGGTCGCCAAAGCCAAACAGATCTACGAGGAGTTTGTAGAGGCAGACTCTCCCAATGAG gTAAACCTGGACTCAGCCACCAGAGAAGAAACCAAACAGAACCTTCAGTCCGCCGGGCCTTCCTGTTTCCACGAGGCCCAGATGAAGATCTTCACCCTGATGGAGAAGGACTCCTACAGGCGCTTTCTGTGCTCCAAACGGATCCAGGATCTCAGTGCCTCCgccggccccccggccccccaggaGGCCtccaggggggtggggtgcgTCCCAGGGAGCAGAAAGGCTCTCATGTCCGGAGCTTAG
- the LOC124463545 gene encoding regulator of G-protein signaling 5-like isoform X1: MCRGLATLPATCLKSARDIKHKIGFLLQKPDLLPDSKNVKDRSIQADRVPDGPSKVQKWKESFNNVMNSEGPPECQSAGTKESEQWPLENLQSLDLLIPQLPPRPPGSDGRTVFADFLKSEFSQENMEFWNACEDYKKTPLNKMVAKAKQIYEEFVEADSPNEVNLDSATREETKQNLQSAGPSCFHEAQMKIFTLMEKDSYRRFLCSKRIQDLSASAGPPAPQEASRGVGCVPGSRKALMSGA; encoded by the exons ATGTGTAGGGGATTAGCAACACTTCCTGCAACATGTCTGAAAAG TGCCAGAGACATAAAACACAAGATCGGCTTTCTGCTGCAGAAACCAGATCTGCTACCAGACTCCAAGAATGTCAAGGACAGGAgcatacaggcagacag AGTCCCTGATGGGCCCTCCAAAGTCCAGAAGTGGAAGGAGTCCTTCAACAACGTGATGAACAGTGAAG ggcccCCAGAGTGTCAGTCTGCAGGGACTAAGGAGTCGGAGCAGTGGCCTCTTGAGAACCTCCAGAGCCTTGACCTCCTCATTCCACAGCTTCCACCGCGACCCCCAGGGAGTG ATGGTCGCACGGTGTTCGCTGACTTCCTGAAGTCAGAGTTCAGTCAGGAAAACATGGAGTTCTGGAACGCCTGCGAGGACTACAAAAAGACCCCTTTAAACAAGATGGTCGCCAAAGCCAAACAGATCTACGAGGAGTTTGTAGAGGCAGACTCTCCCAATGAG gTAAACCTGGACTCAGCCACCAGAGAAGAAACCAAACAGAACCTTCAGTCCGCCGGGCCTTCCTGTTTCCACGAGGCCCAGATGAAGATCTTCACCCTGATGGAGAAGGACTCCTACAGGCGCTTTCTGTGCTCCAAACGGATCCAGGATCTCAGTGCCTCCgccggccccccggccccccaggaGGCCtccaggggggtggggtgcgTCCCAGGGAGCAGAAAGGCTCTCATGTCCGGAGCTTAG
- the LOC124463541 gene encoding nuclear factor 1 C-type-like, giving the protein MSPTIKKTEMDSPSPQESSPRLGSFTQHHRPVIAVHTGISRSSSALHFPPSSILPQTTSYFPHTAIRYPPHLSSQDPLKDLMPLACDPSSQQPGSLNGSGQVKVTSLSNYISSQMLAPPPPPAMPRLSLAPDSKASTTSSDGGGNSPTSPTYSGPGTPPASRSFVGLGPRDPAGLYQTQSWYLGN; this is encoded by the exons atgTCCCCCACAATAAAGAAGACAGAGATGGACAGCCCGTCTCCCCAGGAGAGTTCCCCTCGTCTAGGCAGCTTCACACAACACCACCGGCCTGTAATCGCAGTCCACACTG ggatATCGCGGAGCTCCTCCGCGTTGCACTTCCCGCCCTCGTCCATCCTCCCCCAGACCACCTCCTACTTCCCGCACACGGCCATCCGctacccccctcacctcagctCACAGGACCCCCTGAAGGACCTGATGCCCCTGGCCTGTGACCCGTCTAGCCAGCAGCCCGGTTCC cTCAACGGCAGCGGGCAGGTCAAGGTGACCAGCTTGTCCAACTACATCTCCTCCCAGAtgctggcccctccccctccgcctgcCATGCCCCGCCTCTCGCTGGCCCCGGACTCCAAAGCCAGCACCACGTCCTCTGATGGGGGGGGaaactcccccacctccccca CGTACTCCGGCCCCGGGACGCCCCCGGCCAGTCGCTCCTTCGTAGGACTCGGCCCTCGAGACCCAGCTGGACTCTACCAGACTCAG TCCTGGTACCTGGGAAACTAG